A genomic segment from Aegilops tauschii subsp. strangulata cultivar AL8/78 chromosome 1, Aet v6.0, whole genome shotgun sequence encodes:
- the LOC141029187 gene encoding secreted RxLR effector protein 161-like, with product MAELWAAVENILRYIKGTTNFGCVYLREKKKEMLELRGYSDSDMAGDVDDRKSTSGVAYFLGGSIVSWLSQKQKVVALSSREAEYIAAATAVCQGVCLGRLLGDLTGKEPERVVLNVDDKSTISLWKNPVCHHGR from the coding sequence ATGGCGGAACTTTGGGCAGCTGTTGAAAATATACTCAGGTACATCAAAGGGACAACAAATTTCGGTTGTGTCTATTTGagagagaagaagaaggagatgcTGGAGCTACGTGGCTACAGTGATAGCGACATGGCAGGAGATGTGGACGACCGTAAGAGTACCTCGGGCGTGGCATATTTCTTGGGAGGAAGCATAGTGAGTTGGCTATCACAAAAGCAGAAGGTGGTCGCATTATCATCTCGTGAAGCGGAGTATATTGCAGCTGCAACCGCGGTGTGTCAAGGTGTTTGTCTAGGAAGGCTACTCGGTGACCTCACAGGCAAGGAACCTGAACGAGTGGTGCTCAACGTTGACGACAAGTCTACAATCTCTCTGTGGAAGAATCCAGTGTGTCATCATGGTAGATGA
- the LOC141029203 gene encoding uncharacterized protein, translating into MPKDVLQHLIGKNSAKEAWETIKILHQGHDRVKEAHLQSLMRSYECLKMDESETVDQFASRLKTLVNGIRRYGSTLEEVAIVRRFLRAAPARYIQIVTSIEQCLDLKTLTVEDLVGRFKTHDERIRLNFG; encoded by the coding sequence ATGCCGAAGGATGTGCTGCAGCACCTCATCGGAAAGAACTCGGCGAAGGAGGCATGGGAGACCATCAAGATCCTGCACCAGGGTCATGACCGTGTCAAGGAAGCACACCTTCAGTCCCTGATGAGAAGCTACGAGTGCCTGAAGATGGATGAAAGTGAGACGGTTGATCAGTTTGCCTCCCGTCTCAAGACCCTCGTCAACGGCATACGCAGGTATGGTTCAACCCTGGAGGAAGTTGCGATCGTCCGACGATTTTTGCGCGCCGCGCCGGCACGCTACATCCAAATTGTCACGTCGATCGAACAATGTCTCGACCTAAAAACCCTCACGGTTGAGGATCTCGTCGGAAGGTTCAAGACCCATGACGAGAGAATTCGTCTCAATTTCGGCTAA